CTCTGCTCCGGGTGACACGACAACCGGTGACGATCCTTGGAGCAGGCCGTACCGATGCCGGAGTGCATGCGACCGGGCAGGTGGTTGCGTTCGACGTGGCATGGAAGCACTCCCCGCATGAGCTAGAGCGGGCGCTCAACGCCACACTACCCAACGCGATTGCCATCCGTTCGCTCGAAGTGGCGGAGCCAGGGTTTCATCCCCGCTTCGATGCACGGAGCCGGTGTTACGAATACACGCTGTATGCCGCGCCGGTGCGGCAGCCTCTGCGCGAACGGTATGCCTGGCACCTGCGGGCCCGCGACGCGCTCGACCTAGAGGCGATGCAGCGTGCGGCGAGCAGTCTGATAGGCGTGCACGACTTTGCGACGTTTGGCCGCCCGCCGCAGGGAGAAAGCACCATCCGGGAAGTGCTGCGCTCCGAGCTTACGCTTGTGGCGCTGGCGGACCCGGAAACGCAGATAATCCGGTATACGATCGAGGCAAACGCGTTTTTATACCGGATGGTGCGGCGGATCGTCGGGGCTTTGTCCCGAGTTGGCGGTGAGAAGCTCTCGCCGGAAGCGTTTGAAGCAGCGTTACATGCCGCGGATGAAACCTGCCTGCACCATATGGCGTCCGCGAGCGGGCTGTGTTTAGCCAGGGTAAGCTATTAAGGGAGCGGGGAGACGCCCGCTGGAGTATAGAAGCATGAGGATCAAGACCTACACCCCCACGCCGGACGATATCCAG
This sequence is a window from Aggregatilinea lenta. Protein-coding genes within it:
- the truA gene encoding tRNA pseudouridine(38-40) synthase TruA, which encodes MEGLRYRAVVAYDGTDYFGFQRQANAPTIQGTIEAALLRVTRQPVTILGAGRTDAGVHATGQVVAFDVAWKHSPHELERALNATLPNAIAIRSLEVAEPGFHPRFDARSRCYEYTLYAAPVRQPLRERYAWHLRARDALDLEAMQRAASSLIGVHDFATFGRPPQGESTIREVLRSELTLVALADPETQIIRYTIEANAFLYRMVRRIVGALSRVGGEKLSPEAFEAALHAADETCLHHMASASGLCLARVSY